From the genome of Corallincola holothuriorum, one region includes:
- a CDS encoding carbon starvation CstA family protein, protein MFIFFICIALLLLAYKFYSPFVEQQAGIDINAKTPQSRFSDGVDYVPVHPVKAYLIQFLNVAGVGPIFGPILGALYGPIALVWIVLGNIIGGAVHDYFSGVLSIKEEGKSLPEIAGHYFNVYFKGVMLLFTAMLLFFVGVVFIMSPAGLLSNLEFFEGTIFANNTFWVLVILGYYFLATLLPIDKIITKLYPLFGLLMIVMTVSIAAALLISAPQLPEVGDIFAYFDHSHYNSDLLEPNPDGLPVWPLLFVTITCGAISGFHSTQAPIMARCLTNEKYVRPVYYGAMMSEGLVACVWATAGIAAFPGGYVELKSILDAGGPGLVVNQVATSYLGVAGGVMAIIAVAVFPITSGDTAFRSLRLTIIDAFKIPQSIRNRLLLALPILIIAYFMTKIDFSLIWRYFAFSNMLLSTSVLWLATKYLFDRNAFHWIVSLPAVVGTCVTVSYILTAGIGLGLPQSMSQPAGIATGVICLTALIFLNKRRELPAVP, encoded by the coding sequence CCGTACACCCAGTGAAAGCCTACCTGATCCAGTTCCTCAACGTGGCTGGGGTTGGGCCAATTTTTGGCCCTATTCTCGGCGCGCTTTATGGCCCTATCGCCTTAGTATGGATTGTATTGGGCAATATTATTGGTGGTGCCGTGCATGACTATTTCTCTGGTGTATTGAGTATTAAGGAGGAAGGTAAGAGCTTACCGGAAATTGCCGGACACTATTTTAACGTCTATTTCAAAGGCGTCATGCTGCTGTTTACGGCAATGCTGCTGTTTTTTGTAGGTGTCGTATTCATCATGAGCCCAGCCGGCTTACTGAGTAACCTGGAGTTTTTTGAAGGTACGATATTTGCCAACAACACCTTCTGGGTATTAGTCATTCTGGGGTACTATTTTTTAGCTACCCTACTCCCCATCGACAAAATCATCACCAAGCTTTACCCCCTGTTTGGGTTACTGATGATCGTAATGACCGTTTCTATTGCAGCCGCACTGCTGATCAGCGCCCCGCAACTGCCGGAGGTGGGTGACATCTTTGCTTACTTCGATCACAGCCACTACAACAGCGATCTACTTGAGCCCAATCCCGATGGCCTACCCGTCTGGCCACTGCTTTTTGTCACCATCACCTGCGGGGCCATTAGCGGCTTTCATTCAACGCAAGCACCGATCATGGCTCGCTGCCTAACCAATGAGAAATATGTTCGCCCAGTCTATTACGGCGCAATGATGTCGGAAGGGCTCGTCGCGTGTGTTTGGGCAACAGCGGGCATCGCTGCTTTCCCAGGTGGCTACGTTGAACTGAAGAGCATTCTAGACGCAGGAGGTCCCGGTTTAGTAGTGAATCAAGTGGCGACCAGCTACCTGGGGGTTGCTGGTGGCGTGATGGCAATTATCGCCGTGGCAGTCTTTCCTATTACCTCTGGCGATACTGCGTTTCGCTCACTGCGTCTAACCATCATTGATGCGTTTAAGATCCCACAGAGCATTCGCAATCGACTGCTGCTAGCCTTACCGATCCTGATCATCGCCTACTTTATGACTAAAATTGATTTCTCGCTGATCTGGCGCTATTTCGCGTTCTCAAATATGCTGCTTTCCACCAGCGTATTGTGGCTGGCGACTAAGTATCTATTCGACCGAAACGCATTCCACTGGATTGTCAGCTTGCCTGCAGTCGTCGGCACCTGTGTCACCGTCTCTTACATCTTAACAGCAGGTATCGGCCTTGGATTACCGCAATCGATGAGTCAACCCGCAGGGATCGCGACTGGCGTGATTTGCTTAACGGCTCTGATATTCCTAAACAAAAGAAGAGAGCTACCAGCGGTGCCTTAG